From the Candidatus Nomurabacteria bacterium genome, one window contains:
- a CDS encoding single-stranded DNA-binding protein, which yields MYLNKAMLIGNLTRDPELKSLPSGVKVASFSLATNRSWKDANGAKQDSTEYHNLVAFGKPAELISQYCKKGNSLYVDGRLQTRSWEQDGQKKYRTEIVVENFQFGPKSSGGASGDLSKSEGPSKNSGEPDTIEYPSEDINAEDIPF from the coding sequence ATGTATCTCAATAAAGCTATGCTCATTGGGAATCTAACAAGAGACCCTGAGCTAAAATCTCTTCCGTCAGGTGTGAAAGTTGCAAGTTTTAGTCTAGCAACAAATAGATCTTGGAAAGATGCAAATGGTGCAAAACAAGATTCTACTGAATACCACAACTTAGTGGCTTTCGGTAAGCCAGCTGAGCTTATATCTCAGTATTGCAAGAAAGGGAATTCTCTATATGTAGACGGACGTCTGCAAACTAGAAGCTGGGAGCAGGATGGTCAAAAGAAATATCGCACTGAAATAGTTGTCGAAAATTTCCAATTTGGTCCAAAAAGTTCTGGGGGTGCGAGTGGAGATTTGTCGAAATCAGAAGGTCCTTCAAAAAATTCTGGAGAGCCAGATACAATTGAATATCCATCTGAAGACATAAACGCCGAAGATATACCGTTTTAA
- a CDS encoding AI-2E family transporter encodes MSEHNKEISVHISFRSLVNAALIVLFILFIFAIKDIVLVLLASIVVASFVESGVKKMHRIVGMNRTLSVLGIYFLGLALLVAIFYAFLPVFTNEVSNLVRFMADYLPSSSFLSNFQDDSTVDGAKAIVSGISHNISLTSLISKIQVFVAGISGGFLTAASVLFGGIFNLVLLIVISFYLSMQEKGIESFLRIVTPKNKEAYVIGLWQRTEHKIGLWVQGQLLLGLIIGVVTYVGLSLMGVEYAFLLALAAAICELIPFGIILAAIPGIIFGYMSGGVSLAVIVILFYTIVQQIEGYILAPMIVKKVVGVSPLIVILSLLIGATLAGFWGILLAVPIAVCLLQFFDDLEKKKLEV; translated from the coding sequence ATGAGCGAACACAATAAAGAAATTAGTGTACATATAAGTTTTCGCAGTCTAGTAAATGCGGCACTTATTGTGCTTTTTATACTTTTTATATTTGCGATAAAAGATATCGTACTGGTCCTATTGGCTTCGATTGTAGTGGCTTCTTTTGTTGAGTCTGGGGTTAAAAAGATGCATCGTATTGTTGGTATGAATAGAACTCTTAGTGTGCTCGGTATATATTTCTTGGGCTTGGCTCTGCTTGTTGCAATATTTTATGCATTTCTACCTGTGTTCACCAATGAAGTTTCAAATCTAGTCAGGTTTATGGCCGACTACCTTCCTTCGTCTAGCTTCCTTTCCAATTTCCAAGATGATTCAACTGTTGATGGAGCAAAGGCTATTGTTTCTGGAATATCTCACAACATTTCTCTTACTTCTCTAATATCAAAGATCCAGGTTTTTGTGGCGGGTATATCAGGAGGTTTCCTTACCGCGGCATCTGTTTTATTTGGTGGAATTTTCAATCTAGTTTTACTTATAGTTATTTCTTTTTACCTTTCTATGCAAGAGAAGGGTATAGAAAGTTTTTTGCGAATAGTTACACCTAAAAATAAAGAGGCTTATGTGATCGGTCTATGGCAGAGAACAGAGCACAAGATCGGACTTTGGGTTCAGGGTCAATTACTTTTGGGATTAATTATTGGAGTAGTTACTTATGTTGGTCTCTCTCTGATGGGAGTTGAATATGCCTTCTTGCTAGCTCTTGCGGCGGCTATATGTGAACTTATTCCTTTTGGAATAATATTGGCTGCAATCCCGGGAATTATCTTTGGATATATGAGCGGGGGAGTTTCACTTGCGGTTATAGTTATACTTTTTTATACAATAGTCCAACAGATCGAAGGATACATACTTGCTCCAATGATTGTTAAGAAGGTTGTCGGGGTTTCTCCGCTAATAGTTATATTGTCTCTATTGATTGGTGCAACTCTTGCTGGTTTCTGGGGAATATTACTTGCTGTGCCGATCGCAGTTTGTCTCCTGCAATTTTTTGATGACTTAGAAAAGAAAAAACTCGAAGTATAA
- a CDS encoding glycine--tRNA ligase, whose product MEKIISLCKRRGFVFQGSEVYGGLAGTYDYGHLGAELLNNIKDSWWKKFVSNREDMYGIRAAILMRQEVWQATGHVDNFADPMVECEKCKRRFRADQIEDKEKCAECDGKLSEPKQFNMMFQTKVGASEDSSAISYLRPETAQGIFVNFKNVVDAYHPKLPFGIAQIGKAFRNEITPRDFLFRQREFEQMEIEYFVREEDWEKTFDFWKGAMIEWMNEVGIDTAKTHELLVSDEDRAFYSKKTVDFEFDYPFGRKELFGLAYRTDYDLKTHKLEYIDEEGGGKITPHCIEPSFGADRAFLAVLLSAYTEDEMNGEVREYLKLKPSIAPIVCAVSPLLKNKPELVDKSREVFSMLKKEFGRVAYDDNGNIGKRYRRQDEIGTPWCIVIDFDTLGENPDLLNTVTIRDRDTGKQERVSIDELVSYIKERLV is encoded by the coding sequence ATGGAAAAGATAATTTCGCTCTGCAAGCGCCGTGGTTTTGTGTTTCAAGGATCTGAAGTGTATGGAGGACTTGCGGGGACTTACGATTACGGACATTTAGGTGCGGAACTTCTGAATAATATAAAAGATTCTTGGTGGAAAAAATTTGTTTCAAATCGTGAAGATATGTATGGTATTCGCGCTGCAATACTTATGCGCCAAGAAGTCTGGCAAGCTACAGGCCATGTAGACAATTTTGCTGATCCGATGGTTGAGTGCGAAAAATGTAAGAGACGTTTTCGTGCAGACCAAATAGAAGATAAAGAAAAATGCGCAGAATGTGATGGTAAATTAAGTGAACCAAAACAATTCAATATGATGTTTCAAACAAAAGTTGGAGCCTCAGAAGATTCTTCTGCTATATCATACCTTCGTCCAGAAACAGCTCAGGGAATATTTGTAAACTTCAAAAATGTAGTAGACGCATATCATCCAAAGCTTCCTTTCGGTATTGCTCAGATAGGTAAGGCTTTTCGAAATGAGATTACTCCACGAGATTTTCTTTTTCGTCAGCGTGAATTTGAACAAATGGAAATAGAATATTTTGTTCGTGAAGAAGACTGGGAAAAGACTTTTGATTTTTGGAAAGGCGCTATGATTGAATGGATGAATGAGGTTGGGATAGACACAGCAAAAACTCATGAGCTACTTGTAAGCGATGAAGATAGAGCTTTTTATTCTAAAAAAACTGTAGACTTCGAGTTTGATTATCCTTTTGGTAGGAAAGAACTTTTCGGCTTAGCATACAGAACTGATTACGATCTGAAGACTCATAAACTTGAATATATAGATGAAGAAGGGGGTGGGAAGATTACACCTCACTGTATTGAACCTTCTTTTGGTGCAGACAGAGCATTTTTAGCGGTATTACTTTCTGCGTACACAGAAGATGAAATGAATGGAGAAGTGCGAGAATATTTAAAATTAAAACCAAGTATTGCTCCTATTGTATGTGCTGTATCGCCACTTTTGAAAAATAAGCCTGAACTTGTAGATAAATCTAGAGAAGTTTTCAGTATGTTGAAGAAGGAATTTGGAAGAGTGGCATACGATGACAATGGAAACATCGGCAAGCGTTATCGTAGACAAGACGAGATTGGTACTCCATGGTGTATTGTTATAGACTTCGATACTTTAGGTGAAAATCCAGATTTATTGAACACAGTTACTATTCGTGATCGCGATACTGGCAAACAGGAACGTGTATCAATAGATGAGCTCGTTTCTTATATAAAAGAAAGATTGGTATAA
- a CDS encoding ABC transporter ATP-binding protein, producing the protein MQQKQLFAPVWKHWKKAFYAFRKIAFATMLFYGIAIFIESVLEPVFWKMLIDSIVAKKGDTLVFFSLIAVGGVFAWMANRLGDWFIVHTETKIIKYLKDYAIKDLLKRSTDFFLSTFAGSIVAKSRRFAGTTETVFDEFVFTLLRVFIILCGVFFVVFSTMPGLGFVFVVWTLSFLLLSFYFSKKRTPYDLRSADADSHTTGHMSDIIGSVHMIHSYTAEDREHDEFKKTTYDEYKHRAKAWLLGNKFNAIQSLLVLTFKLVSMYIVIRQATLGLVTIGTVVLIYSYIGTLTSYMWQVSRAITNIRKSLADAYDMSIVLSEDPTIQDTPEPKKLNGDRTICFNDVSFKYPNKDSVVLDHLNLCLKPGKRYGFVGTTGAGKTTITRLLLRQFDIPDGYGSITIGKVDIRDITQKELRQTLSYVSQDPSFPHRKIKEIIAFGKPDATMEEIVAAAKRASCHSFITEKLEKGYDTLVGERGVKLSGGQRQRLAIAAAFLKDAEILMLDEPTSALDTETENEVQMVLREMVGKTMLVIAHRLTTVAQLDEIIVIDGGRVYERGTHNELMNLPDGLYRSLWERQYANLEQN; encoded by the coding sequence ATGCAACAGAAACAACTTTTTGCTCCTGTATGGAAGCATTGGAAAAAAGCTTTTTATGCTTTCCGTAAAATTGCATTTGCAACAATGCTATTTTACGGTATTGCGATATTTATTGAGTCAGTCCTTGAGCCAGTTTTCTGGAAAATGTTGATTGATTCTATTGTCGCAAAAAAAGGTGACACGCTTGTATTTTTTAGTCTTATTGCGGTTGGAGGTGTATTTGCTTGGATGGCAAATAGACTTGGAGACTGGTTTATCGTTCATACGGAGACCAAGATAATAAAATACCTTAAAGACTATGCAATCAAGGATTTGCTTAAACGTAGTACGGATTTTTTCCTAAGTACGTTTGCAGGTTCTATAGTCGCTAAAAGTAGGAGGTTTGCTGGGACCACAGAAACAGTATTCGATGAATTTGTTTTTACGTTACTTCGTGTTTTTATAATATTATGCGGAGTATTCTTTGTGGTATTTAGTACCATGCCTGGACTGGGGTTTGTATTTGTTGTATGGACCTTGTCGTTCTTGTTATTGTCGTTTTATTTTTCTAAAAAGAGAACGCCATATGACTTGAGATCTGCAGATGCAGATTCTCATACAACAGGACACATGAGTGATATTATTGGAAGTGTTCATATGATTCATTCGTATACCGCTGAAGACAGAGAGCACGATGAATTTAAAAAAACCACTTACGATGAATACAAGCATAGAGCAAAGGCGTGGCTTCTAGGGAATAAATTCAATGCAATACAATCCCTGCTCGTCCTTACGTTCAAGCTTGTGTCTATGTATATAGTTATCAGACAAGCGACCCTTGGGTTGGTAACTATTGGTACAGTAGTATTGATCTATTCATATATCGGTACACTTACTAGTTATATGTGGCAAGTTTCAAGGGCTATAACAAATATTCGCAAATCTCTCGCAGATGCATATGACATGTCGATTGTGTTGAGTGAAGATCCTACGATTCAAGACACACCAGAGCCTAAAAAGCTCAATGGTGATCGTACGATTTGCTTCAACGATGTGTCATTTAAATATCCAAATAAAGATTCGGTGGTATTGGATCACTTGAATCTTTGCTTGAAGCCAGGAAAAAGATATGGATTTGTGGGCACAACAGGTGCAGGTAAGACAACTATTACTAGACTCTTGCTAAGACAATTCGATATACCTGATGGATATGGATCGATTACTATTGGAAAAGTGGACATACGTGATATTACCCAAAAAGAGCTTAGGCAAACTTTGAGTTATGTATCACAAGATCCAAGTTTCCCGCATAGGAAAATAAAAGAAATAATTGCGTTTGGAAAACCGGATGCAACAATGGAAGAGATAGTAGCTGCTGCAAAACGTGCATCATGTCATAGCTTTATAACCGAGAAATTGGAAAAAGGATATGACACACTTGTAGGTGAGCGGGGAGTAAAACTCTCTGGCGGACAACGCCAAAGACTTGCTATCGCTGCTGCATTTTTGAAAGATGCAGAGATACTCATGCTTGATGAGCCGACGAGCGCACTTGATACCGAAACTGAAAATGAAGTACAAATGGTGCTTCGTGAGATGGTAGGCAAGACAATGCTTGTTATAGCCCATAGGCTTACTACTGTCGCTCAGCTCGATGAGATCATTGTTATCGATGGAGGACGAGTATATGAACGTGGAACTCATAATGAACTTATGAATCTACCTGATGGGCTTTATCGCTCACTTTGGGAACGTCAGTATGCGAACTTAGAGCAAAATTAA
- a CDS encoding insulinase family protein, with protein sequence MKIKRTKLGNGLRVITIPMKDNPTVTVLVLVETGSKYENKANNGLSHFLEHMCFKGTERRPSARAISHELDALGSQYNAFTSQEYTGYYAKADSKHFKQVFDVVSDIYLNSTFPEGEMEKEKGVIVEEINMYEDMPQRHVQDLFMELLYGDQPAGWCIAGTRENVRAMKRKDFVNYKKAHYVPSATTVVIAGSVTESEMLSEAKKVFAKLKNTKKSTKKKVIERQSAPKILLKYKATDQTHLVLGVRTENAYSKNNASLAVLATILGGGMSSRLFIKLREEMGVTYYVKSDNDAYTDHGYFEIRAGVTNARVEEVVREILKECIDLKENLVSDDELNKVKEYIVGTMKLELESTDAYAMFFGGQEVMRKKLEELESMERKIRKVSKEDVRNMAKKIFIDKHLNLALIGPFKDSKFLEKGLHF encoded by the coding sequence ATGAAAATAAAACGCACAAAGCTAGGCAATGGCCTCAGGGTTATCACTATCCCGATGAAAGACAATCCGACCGTAACAGTACTAGTGCTCGTAGAAACAGGCTCAAAATACGAAAACAAGGCCAATAATGGCCTATCTCACTTCCTTGAGCATATGTGCTTCAAGGGTACAGAGAGACGTCCCTCAGCTCGCGCTATATCACACGAGCTTGATGCTCTAGGTAGTCAGTACAACGCCTTTACTTCACAAGAATATACCGGTTACTACGCCAAGGCAGATTCAAAGCATTTCAAACAAGTTTTTGATGTAGTTAGTGACATATATCTGAATTCAACTTTTCCAGAAGGAGAGATGGAAAAGGAAAAAGGTGTGATAGTAGAGGAGATCAATATGTATGAGGATATGCCTCAACGTCATGTGCAAGATTTGTTTATGGAACTTCTATACGGTGACCAACCAGCAGGTTGGTGTATTGCAGGAACTCGCGAAAATGTTCGAGCAATGAAAAGAAAAGATTTTGTAAATTATAAAAAAGCGCATTATGTTCCTTCTGCAACAACAGTAGTGATTGCAGGAAGCGTAACTGAGAGTGAGATGCTAAGTGAAGCTAAAAAAGTTTTTGCAAAATTAAAAAATACAAAAAAGTCTACAAAGAAAAAAGTAATTGAGCGCCAATCTGCACCAAAAATTCTTTTGAAATACAAAGCTACAGATCAGACACATCTTGTGTTGGGTGTTCGAACTGAAAATGCTTATAGTAAAAACAATGCCTCATTGGCAGTCCTTGCGACTATACTTGGTGGAGGTATGTCATCTAGACTATTTATAAAACTTCGCGAAGAGATGGGTGTTACGTATTATGTAAAGTCAGACAATGATGCGTATACGGATCATGGATATTTTGAAATCAGAGCTGGAGTTACAAATGCTCGTGTAGAGGAAGTGGTGCGTGAGATCCTAAAAGAATGCATCGACTTGAAAGAAAATCTAGTCAGTGACGATGAGTTGAATAAAGTAAAAGAATACATAGTAGGTACCATGAAGCTTGAACTCGAGTCTACTGATGCATATGCGATGTTTTTCGGCGGACAAGAGGTGATGAGGAAGAAGCTCGAAGAACTGGAAAGCATGGAGCGTAAAATCAGAAAAGTCAGCAAGGAAGATGTGCGCAATATGGCTAAAAAAATATTTATCGACAAACATCTAAACCTAGCATTGATAGGGCCTTTCAAAGATAGTAAGTTTTTGGAAAAAGGCCTACATTTCTAG
- the recO gene encoding DNA repair protein RecO — protein MHHIHHTHAIILGSKNLGESNKTLYLYTRELGLISARVQSIRKESSKLRYALQDYSYAEIDLVRGKDVWRVTTAVARESFSHTYRDLQAFSTIKQIASLVIRLCAGEEKNEKIFEDLLFGLRFYNQENLSIENKQKTELVLVLRILHHLGYIGDVEKFAPILDDVFDPNREIYQKLEKKTILFEINRALKESHL, from the coding sequence ATGCATCATATACACCACACCCACGCAATCATTCTAGGTAGTAAAAATCTTGGTGAATCAAACAAGACCTTGTATTTATATACACGTGAGCTGGGTTTAATTAGTGCAAGGGTGCAAAGTATACGCAAGGAGAGTTCCAAGCTTCGATATGCTTTACAGGATTATTCATATGCTGAAATCGATCTTGTTAGAGGCAAAGATGTATGGAGAGTAACAACAGCCGTTGCTAGAGAGTCTTTTAGTCATACTTATAGAGATTTACAGGCTTTTTCTACGATAAAACAAATTGCTTCTTTAGTTATACGCCTGTGCGCAGGGGAAGAGAAAAATGAAAAAATTTTTGAAGACCTACTTTTTGGCCTACGTTTTTATAATCAAGAAAATTTAAGCATAGAAAACAAACAAAAAACGGAATTGGTTTTGGTTTTGCGCATTCTTCATCATCTTGGGTATATTGGTGATGTCGAAAAATTTGCTCCAATTTTGGATGATGTATTTGATCCAAACAGAGAAATCTATCAGAAGCTTGAAAAGAAAACTATATTGTTTGAGATCAATCGAGCTCTAAAAGAGAGTCATCTCTAA
- a CDS encoding methionine--tRNA ligase — MSKPFYITTTLPYVNAELHMGHALEFIRADSVARYHELVGEEVFFNSGTDEHGSKIFKKAESEGKDVKTFVDENVEKFYESVKLFGVKNDIHFIRTSDERHIKAAQEFWSTVEKNGYIYLKNYQTKYCVGCESEKTDSELVDGKCPDHSNMELELIDEENYFFKYSAFTEKLKNFYEKNPNFVIPDFRFNEVRAFVERGLEDFSISRLKSKMPWGIEVPGNPEHVMYVWFDALVNYIANVGYPTDMKTFEKYWKNGTPTQYCGKDNTRFQASMWQAMLMAADLPNSHQIIVNGHITADGGVKMSKSLGNTVDPKDIAREYGVDALRFFLLKEVSSFEDSPFTLERFKDAYNAGLANGLGNLTSRILTLSEKYLEDPIVDDGIDRAPDFNSSMDNFDISFAMNIVWHHISETDKFIQENKPFQVIKDDEQKGKDLITECVKRLWKIQKMIIPMLPQTAKEIEKNLRLNKKPEQPLFLRVG; from the coding sequence ATGTCTAAACCTTTTTACATAACAACAACGTTGCCGTATGTTAACGCGGAACTACATATGGGGCACGCGCTCGAATTTATCCGCGCGGATTCCGTAGCTCGATATCATGAACTTGTAGGTGAGGAAGTTTTTTTCAATTCTGGCACAGATGAGCACGGTAGCAAGATATTTAAAAAGGCTGAGAGCGAAGGTAAAGATGTAAAAACTTTTGTAGATGAAAACGTAGAAAAATTTTATGAATCAGTAAAACTTTTTGGAGTAAAGAACGATATTCATTTTATAAGAACATCTGACGAGCGACATATAAAGGCCGCACAAGAATTCTGGAGCACGGTAGAGAAAAATGGATACATATATCTGAAAAACTATCAGACAAAGTATTGCGTTGGTTGTGAAAGCGAAAAGACAGATTCAGAACTTGTAGATGGTAAGTGTCCCGATCATTCAAATATGGAACTAGAGCTTATAGACGAAGAAAACTATTTCTTCAAGTATTCTGCCTTTACTGAAAAGTTGAAAAATTTTTATGAGAAAAATCCAAACTTCGTAATACCAGACTTTCGTTTCAATGAAGTGAGGGCTTTTGTCGAGCGCGGACTTGAAGATTTTTCTATTTCACGTCTTAAATCCAAAATGCCATGGGGAATAGAAGTCCCTGGTAATCCTGAGCACGTGATGTACGTATGGTTCGATGCGCTTGTGAACTATATAGCAAACGTTGGATATCCGACTGATATGAAAACTTTTGAAAAATACTGGAAAAACGGAACACCGACTCAGTATTGTGGTAAAGACAATACTCGCTTCCAGGCTAGTATGTGGCAGGCGATGCTTATGGCTGCAGACTTACCAAACTCTCACCAGATAATAGTAAACGGGCACATAACAGCAGATGGTGGGGTAAAGATGAGTAAGAGTCTAGGGAACACTGTTGACCCGAAAGACATTGCTCGTGAGTATGGCGTAGATGCGTTGCGATTTTTCTTACTAAAAGAAGTTTCTAGTTTCGAAGATTCTCCGTTTACTCTTGAGCGATTCAAAGACGCATACAACGCCGGTCTTGCAAATGGATTGGGGAACCTGACATCACGAATACTAACACTTTCTGAAAAGTATTTAGAAGATCCTATTGTGGATGATGGAATAGACAGAGCTCCTGACTTCAATTCTTCCATGGATAATTTTGATATAAGTTTTGCTATGAATATAGTTTGGCATCATATATCAGAGACAGATAAATTTATTCAAGAAAATAAACCTTTTCAAGTAATTAAAGATGATGAACAAAAAGGAAAAGACTTAATAACTGAGTGCGTTAAAAGACTTTGGAAAATTCAAAAAATGATAATTCCTATGCTCCCACAAACAGCAAAAGAAATTGAAAAAAATTTAAGACTAAATAAAAAACCAGAACAACCTCTATTTTTGAGAGTAGGGTAG
- a CDS encoding 30S ribosomal protein S18: protein MKQDYFSANNIKHIDYKDIDVLRKFVNPNGRILSRKKTNMTAKNQRKLALAIKQSRFMGLMPYIAK from the coding sequence ATGAAACAAGATTATTTCTCAGCAAATAACATCAAGCATATCGACTACAAAGATATTGATGTCTTGCGAAAATTTGTGAATCCGAACGGACGTATCTTGTCTCGAAAGAAGACAAATATGACTGCAAAGAACCAAAGAAAGCTTGCTCTTGCTATAAAGCAATCACGCTTCATGGGTTTGATGCCTTATATCGCAAAATAA
- a CDS encoding TatD family hydrolase: protein MQIRYIDIHSHLNLSPLLETQSEVIERMKEKGVATITVGTELATTREAIRLAEQNDFLYATVGIHPNHEESWSDELEELAKNPKVVAIGETGLDYFRNESEESKVRQKEIFLKHIELAEKVGKPLMIHSRPSKGSMDAYEEVLNILGGVGVRANFHFFVGNVDVAKRALEGGHTMSFDGPVTFSGDYDEVIRFLPLESIMAETDAPYAAPVPYRGKTCEPWMVEEVYKAIARIKGLDEEEVRNVLIENSKRFFKLDF from the coding sequence ATGCAAATACGATATATAGATATACATTCACACTTAAATCTTTCGCCACTTTTGGAAACCCAAAGTGAAGTGATAGAGCGGATGAAGGAAAAAGGTGTTGCGACCATAACAGTTGGAACAGAGCTTGCGACAACTCGTGAAGCTATTCGTCTTGCTGAACAAAATGATTTTTTATATGCGACAGTTGGGATACATCCAAATCATGAAGAGTCTTGGAGTGATGAGCTAGAAGAGCTCGCTAAAAATCCTAAAGTTGTTGCGATAGGTGAGACAGGTTTGGATTATTTCCGAAACGAGAGTGAAGAATCAAAAGTTCGTCAAAAAGAAATTTTCTTAAAACATATCGAACTTGCAGAAAAAGTCGGTAAGCCGCTTATGATACATTCTCGTCCAAGTAAGGGGAGTATGGATGCATATGAAGAAGTTTTGAATATTCTTGGTGGAGTAGGAGTACGTGCCAATTTTCACTTTTTTGTGGGCAATGTAGATGTAGCTAAAAGAGCGCTCGAAGGCGGACATACTATGAGTTTTGATGGGCCGGTTACTTTCTCGGGCGACTATGACGAGGTGATCCGATTCTTGCCACTAGAGTCTATAATGGCCGAAACAGACGCCCCATACGCAGCCCCAGTGCCTTATAGAGGCAAAACTTGCGAACCATGGATGGTAGAGGAGGTTTATAAAGCAATTGCTCGTATAAAAGGCCTAGATGAGGAGGAGGTGCGGAATGTTTTGATTGAAAACTCTAAAAGGTTTTTCAAGCTTGATTTTTAG
- a CDS encoding alpha/beta hydrolase codes for MKRIIIAHGWGGSPDESMLKWIRESMESEGCEVIAPLMPHPDTPTIEDWVPALGNSVGLPDEDTYFVGHSVGCQTTLRYIATLPENIKIGGILLIAPWFVFTLESLDDGESPDIATPWLKTPISFNHIRIHTDKIAGIFSDNDPYVLLTENKILLEKELNAETITLHERGHFTGLDNVRELPEALDVLREMMK; via the coding sequence ATGAAAAGAATCATAATTGCACACGGTTGGGGTGGTAGTCCTGATGAGTCAATGCTCAAATGGATCAGGGAATCTATGGAAAGCGAGGGTTGCGAGGTCATAGCGCCTCTTATGCCACATCCTGATACACCGACAATAGAAGACTGGGTTCCTGCACTAGGAAATTCAGTAGGGCTCCCAGATGAAGATACTTATTTTGTCGGACACAGTGTGGGCTGTCAGACGACGCTTCGATATATTGCAACTCTCCCAGAGAATATAAAAATCGGAGGTATTTTACTTATTGCACCGTGGTTTGTATTCACCTTAGAGAGTCTAGATGATGGAGAATCTCCAGATATTGCGACACCTTGGTTAAAAACTCCGATCAGTTTCAATCACATCCGTATACACACTGATAAAATCGCAGGTATTTTTTCCGACAATGATCCGTATGTATTGCTCACAGAAAATAAAATTTTACTTGAAAAAGAATTGAATGCGGAAACTATCACGCTTCACGAGCGAGGTCATTTTACAGGATTAGATAATGTGCGCGAACTTCCGGAAGCATTAGATGTATTAAGAGAAATGATGAAATAG
- a CDS encoding 30S ribosomal protein S6, translating into MENEIKKLTVYEISYLFVPHIAEEQLGAKVTAIKDLITERGGVFISEDHPRLIDLAYRMDRTIANKKEKFLKAYFGWVKFELDPSKIEEISKLLAMNEEIIRFLAIKTIRENTLISKKPFGKDSAKKTRSTEDEVKLPINKEEVDAEIEKMVAAE; encoded by the coding sequence ATGGAAAACGAAATAAAAAAATTAACTGTATACGAAATATCTTATCTTTTTGTGCCTCATATAGCTGAGGAGCAATTGGGAGCGAAAGTTACTGCAATCAAAGATTTGATAACTGAAAGAGGGGGAGTATTCATATCTGAAGATCATCCTCGTCTAATCGATCTTGCATACAGAATGGATCGTACAATCGCAAACAAGAAAGAGAAGTTTTTGAAGGCTTATTTTGGATGGGTAAAATTTGAACTTGATCCAAGTAAGATCGAAGAAATCTCTAAGCTTCTTGCTATGAACGAAGAGATAATAAGATTCTTGGCTATAAAGACTATTCGCGAGAATACTCTTATATCAAAGAAGCCTTTCGGTAAAGATTCTGCAAAGAAGACTCGTTCTACTGAAGACGAAGTAAAACTTCCTATAAACAAAGAGGAGGTAGATGCAGAAATTGAGAAGATGGTTGCTGCTGAATAA